The Primulina eburnea isolate SZY01 chromosome 8, ASM2296580v1, whole genome shotgun sequence genome contains a region encoding:
- the LOC140837886 gene encoding pathogenesis-related protein PR-1 codes for MKITMHGFIAIFLFIITINCTRAAVTPQGNTQQFLGPQNAARALLRLPPLVWDTKLAKYAAWYANLRRGDCELEHSNGPYGENIFWGSGNGWTPVQAANAWVTERRGYNYRSNSCAYGMECGHYTQIVWRDTRRIGCARVVCYGGRGVFMTCNYDPPGNYIGEKPY; via the coding sequence atgaaaataaccaTGCATGGCTTCATTGCCATTTTCCTCTTCATCATCACAATAAATTGCACCAGGGCTGCTGTCACACCCCAAGGTAATACCCAACAATTTTTGGGTCCGCAAAACGCAGCCAGAGCTCTCCTGCGATTGCCGCCGTTGGTGTGGGACACAAAGCTCGCAAAGTACGCAGCATGGTACGCGAACCTTAGGCGTGGGGATTGTGAGTTAGAGCACTCGAATGGGCCGTACggagaaaatatattttggggAAGCGGCAACGGGTGGACTCCGGTTCAGGCCGCAAACGCATGGGTGACGGAGAGGCGGGGATACAACTATCGGTCGAATTCTTGTGCATATGGAATGGAATGTGGTCATTACACTCAGATTGTTTGGAGGGACACGAGGAGAATTGGTTGTGCTCGAGTGGTTTGTTATGGTGGACGGGGAGTTTTCATGACTTGTAATTATGACCCGCCCGGAAACTACATTGGAGAAAAGCCATATTAA